From a region of the Candidatus Zixiibacteriota bacterium genome:
- a CDS encoding response regulator: MGSKASVLIVDDEQFLRQILGRIVAREGFAVEEAIDGKDALKKIQEKTYDFVISDIRMPNLDGIELLNRIKQDHKGITVILITAYAGQYTAQDALKAGADYYITKPFKNVEIARTLNTLLVKRQALARRQEARR; encoded by the coding sequence ATGGGCTCCAAGGCATCTGTACTCATAGTAGACGATGAACAGTTCCTGCGCCAGATTCTCGGGAGGATCGTTGCTCGAGAGGGATTTGCAGTGGAAGAAGCCATCGATGGTAAAGATGCCCTGAAAAAGATCCAGGAAAAAACCTACGACTTCGTGATCTCCGATATCAGGATGCCCAATCTAGACGGGATAGAACTCCTGAATCGGATAAAACAGGATCACAAAGGCATCACCGTTATCCTGATTACAGCTTATGCCGGTCAGTACACAGCCCAGGATGCCCTCAAAGCAGGTGCTGATTATTATATAACCAAACCGTTCAAAAACGTGGAAATCGCCCGCACATTGAATACCCTGCTGGTGAAACGTCAAGCCCTGGCCCGTCGTCAGGAAGCCAGACGTTAG